The window AATATCTTCTAATCCTGTCACATTTTCAAGTGTGTATCGCGGTGCCAACTTTCTACATTTTCCAGAAAGCAGGCTCACACAAACAATTTCAGCCTACCTCATTTTGAGCAAACATTAATCTCCTCCCAGTTAATTGGTTTATATAGTGTGTGAATAAGTGCCATTACTTATGCATGTGGAAACAAGgaacactgatttttaaaagcaaacttGACAGCCAAAACAGCTAAATGAAGTTAGCGGGGAAGTTAGCTTGCTTACTAGTTAAATAGCTGTATAGCTAACAAGTCTTGATTCtgacagcctctctctctggatTCTTCTCCCACttgttaaatgaaatgtttgtcCAGTTATACTTTGAATAATACATTATCTTGGTCCAATTAGTTAGTCTAAAGTGAGTCCAAATGGCTCCTCGTACAGTAAAAACCATGCCAGTTATTACTAGCAACCCGAGTGATTACAGAACATAATTCATGCTTTAATCATATCAAACCCATATTTCATTCTTAATTATctactgaaaaattaatttcatttagcTGTTTGAATCGTTTTCAATGCTGCTACAGGACTAGACAAGTTTCTTTCTAACAGTTTTTTAGCTTTCTTGCTGGAATACACAATAATGATTTAACTGATCGTCAGAGCTTAGACTCTCAGCGCCTCTGCTCTTCCGGCTACCCAGTGACTTCTCTGTGGATCTAGCACTAACCAAGCGAAAGGAAAGGGAAGAAGTtgaaatttatttcataattacatgatcaggaaaataatttctGGTCTCGTCTGACAGATAATGAAGTGAGTTGAATTTGTCTTTGCCTGCCCTGTAGCATTTTCAGAGCTGCTTTTTCCCGCCTTGTCCTGCATTGCTGTGGGAGGAATTCTGCTCCTTCTAACTAACATGCAGGTGAGGAATCCACAGCATTCCTCCATACTGTACTTACCTCAGCatagaaacatactgtatgtcctaaATAAAACGGATTGCACAACAGACACTTTTGGACAGCCTATGCATTTTGTATTGATGTTACGGTGTGTGTCTGGAAGGTGGGCAACCTTTTCGCGGTTCACCGCTCCACCGTCATCACCCTCTACAACGGTGCCTTTGACTCCTCCTCAGTTGTGTTCCTCATCATCAAGGTAAAACAGTGAAGCTGTTCATCTGCGTTCTGgctttattttaaactgttctCTAGATTGATGGTTGTCAAAAAACAATGTTGGACATAATTCAGGGCATTCACATTGCATGATGTAGTAATGCTTGGCTTTAACTGTTGTCTGTTCTGTTGCACAGTGGGATAATCTCTGTCAACTACTGCATATGGATGGTGGATTCTTTGCTTTAGAGAGTTAGCCAGCTTGCCGTAGTGGCAGACACTATTAGtcacattgaaaaataaaacattttacctACAGctagagagaacaaaaaaaacaacaattgttttttgtcatgtttgcagcaaaaaaatgtgaaatttggtCCTTTTTATCAATTCCACTTTAACTTGTGGTTTGAAATGCAATTGAAATACACCATAAGAGGTCATGGTGCTCTGTGCCTGTTCGACatacatgtgtatttttattagcACTAAGGAACATACAAATCAACTGCTAGAAAATTGTTATTATCTATTTTCTTGAGGTTTAaccaaattgttttttcttctgctttccaGGTTCTGTATGAACAGGGAGTCTGTCTCCGCTCCTCCTTCCTTGTTTTGTCCTTCTGCAGCATCGTACACCTGTTGAGGACCTTCCTGCTTATGCCCACAGCCCACATCCCGTACCCTCTGCCACAACACTACACCTACGGGTGAGAGTATGACATAAACTTTGGAGCAGCTATTTTGCCTGAGGTTGCGTAGATCATCCTCATGGATGAGACATGACGTATACATCCACTTTTTCTGACGCTCAGACTGAATCGTGGGAAGGCCAACACTTACAATGTGGAGCAGTTTGATAGGATGAGGGACGGCACGATGACAGCGTCACAGGAGTCCAGTGCGAGGGACAACTCACCACCAGCACCTAAGGAAGGGACAGAGGCCCAAGACTCTGCAAAAGGTACTTATCctcattgttttcatcttctcctcAACATCCACAATGTCAGGTGTGTAGACCATGTTTTTCAACagccaaaactaaaaatatcttCTTTACATGTGCCAATGCAGAAAACAACTAGAGAAACAACTAAAAATGCCCACTAACGCTGATCTTCCTCAGTATTTTTTGCCTAATCTCCACTGTTTTCCActctgatcacacacacacacacacacacacacacacacacacacacacacacacacacacacacacacacacacagacacactttgtAGTAGCAAGCAGTCTTCATCTATTTTTTGTTATAGCAATGGGATGCAATGTAGTATTAGCTGCTAGAGTTTTGGATCTTCTCTACAATCATTTGACCAGAAAACACTTATCATTATGATGGTTATTCAGCACGATCTTTTTGGACAATTTAAGAGTCATTTATTTTGCTTAGTTTGGAGCTGTTAAAAGATGAACACAGTAATTTCTGGAAGAACTGATCactgaactgttcctttaacccAGTGCTGAGCAGATAAACTAAACACAGGCCAAAATGTGCTTGAAATGTCACAATtagattttaataaatgtaacataACACAGGCTTCCTATGAATTTTCCTGTGTTTAGCGGCAAGTTTCCAAAGCTGTGTGTGGTCTTGGTTCTTCCTGTGGCACCTGCTGTGGTTGTCCATCATGCAGCTGAGACATTATCTCTTCATTGGCACACTCAACCCCATGCTCCACCGCCATGGCTAACAACAGCCCCAACCTGGGTAACTGATTATAATATTCACTGACCCTCCTTTACCACATATATTAACTGCCTGTGATTTAAAGCTCACTCCTTGTTCTCTCATTGGcctttttcattctctcctctccttatCACCACCCAACACCAACTCCTGTCTTCTTCTATGCCTCTCTCTGTGGCTATTTCCTTCCCACTGTATCTCCCTCAGTAAGCCACTACACAAATGCTTTTGCCGTGACCCAGCTGTGTGGAGTGCTGTTTGCTCCCTGGAACGGCCTCATCATGGACAGACACAAGGGGAAGCCTCTGGCTCCTGGTAAATCAGTGACTGGTGTTATAActacatgtctgtgtgtctgtgtgtgtgcaacagaCCAGCTTTACTTATTTCTTCTTAACTCTTTTCCCTCCTGTAggagaaacagagcaggagGCGGACCTGcgctcctcctctctgtctctgttcctgACCTCCCTGCAGTGCCTGCTCTTCTCTGTGTGCGCCTCcgttcctctcctccccctgcaGTATCTCACCTTTCTTCTACAAGTGCTCAATCGCTCCTTCCTCTATGGCGGAAATGCAGCCTTCATTAGCATCGCGTGAGCAGCTATCACATACACTAACAGGGTGGACAGAATAAAAGGACCACTTTAAAACGCAGTAGTCCTGCAGAAAACACCAACTTGGTTAAGGCcacaatgtttgtttcttttatgaCAGTGACATGCTCGATGGTCATTTCTCTGTATGATGTGTTGTTGAAAAAAGATAATTTAACGTCTTTCAGTCAGAGTAAAGTCTGCCTGTAAACACTGTTCATCTTTGCAAATGATATTTTCTTATGTTTAGCTATGTCAACATGATTTTcaaagtattattattaattttgcagtgtttttagcTGTTGCAGTCCTGGCAGCGACTGTCACATATCTTTGCACTTCTGTACGGTGCATTGTTGCTTTAAAACTCATTTATATGGTGAAATTGAAATTATTACACCAGTTACACATCAAATATTGAAGAGTGCAGAGTTCGTGCGAGAAGGAATATAGGATGAAGACCATTCATAAAGCATCCTACAGATCAGCTAACAACAAAATCTGTGAACAGTCACAATGTTTGCCTACTTTTCTATCCTGGCATCCCTATCCTCTATGAAGATGGAAGTGCTGAGGGACCTGACTCAGCGAATTCAAAGGTTCACTAAATGAACTACTCTATGTTTCACTGCTGTGATATTGGTGCCATCATACACGCTGGAATGCCACTGGAAGTGcgacacatacagtaggtgcCAGACACATCCCAAGTTACAGACGTACCTGTGAAAATGACACGTCTTCTCCCTCAGTTTCCCAGCCTGTCACTTTGGGAAGCTGTACGGCCTGATGATGTCCATGTCTGCTGTCGTCTCTCTGCTGCAGTACCCCTGCTTCGCCCTCGTCAAAGGAGCTCTGGGTGGTGACCCCTTTTTTGTAAGTGCTCAAGAAAGTTTAAGACGTAGTTTTGCAGAAGAAAGAGCGGTTGATGTCAAAACAAGCTGTACAAAGCTGATATTTAGAGCACACATGTAGGCAAGAATACATTTTGGGGAGCAGTTTGTGCCACTTTAGTGGTCAGAggattcatttcaaaatgaaatgtaggtccGCATATAAAATCAAACAGACAAGAGTAGTGTGATATTGTAACTGGCATCAGGtaatgaatgatgttttcatgtgttcCAGGTGGACATTACTCTGACCCTCCTCACTCTGGTGGTGTTTATCCATCCCGTCTGCGTCTTCATCCACTGTAGGAAACTAGCCCACCACAGGGAAGACAACGGCCAGACTGAAGCCACTAGTGCCACCAAGCTGGCTGAGGCCAAGCTATAGAGGGATAataatgcaaatgttttagtCTCTGTCTAGAGGTGTTGCTTCCCAGGTTGTAAAacacttttctgtctgttcctgATCATTGTTTTTCACTAGAAAATAAAGATTgtaattgtaataacttttgttttttatccaaGTGCACtgaattcatttcaaatgtttttaatgcttGTGAGAACAGATACATTACAGGAAGACAAAAACTGTTATTCTGCACGTATGTGAATATGCAAAGATTCAAGAACATCACAGTCTAAAACAATACAGAAATTGTGCTAATGTGCTTCATCCATTGATTTCACAATGTGCAATGTAGTTctgaaaattacattatacttcgtaaaagtttgaaaaaacttttaGGTTTCACTCCACATCTAACAAATTACTTTCTAAAATTCAGCAGGTCTACAGTAACAAGTAAACAATCTTTCTCTACAATTGAAATGAGACAGCACATTTTATTCTATGCATTAAGCTTTGAACTGTTTTCCTGGGATCCTTTTTCAGCGATCACTTCATTTATGATTGAAGTTCCATCGTTAATTTTTACTGAGACAATTTTTGAATTCCTTCGTAACATGAAGAAACAGCAGCATGAATTGAGCTAATATTCAGTCTTTGGAGTTGTCTTTTATAATCTACTGATTGATAACACAAAATACAAGTGGTAATGGTAAAGTCACATGGTAGAAGTTTTACTCAGTACAATCATGAAGGACCTTGACAGACAATCCACTTGTACAGTTATATATGTTTCTTCAAAAAAATAGGAATACCTTTCAATCTACTATATCATAGTATTAAAACAAGGTAAGGCACAAGGTGCTACAAAGTACTATAAAcagttaaatgtaaatcagtAGTAGAATAGTCCAAACTATACACACTACATTAAgtattttccttctctttagTGCCTAGAAAatcaggaaataaaaatgacaacatcAAATCTGTTTTACTTGCATATAATGACCTTCATAATAATTaaggttaaataaatattttcaatcAATAAACTTTAGACAAGGTGACGATAGTTGAAGGATGTTCCAATCCAATATAAAGCCGCATCTCTAATCCCCCAAAAATTAGTCTCTTCctaatatgcatttattttacactCTCATATGACCTCTCTATGTACGGCATCCAACCTCAGCATCCTGTTCTTATCCCAGCTGGAGACATTGtgctctttctcctttttccagCATGATAACTTTGTGTTGGGGCTTTGGTTTATGGTAATAATCAAGTTTATATCTGGATAAGTCTAATTTTTACACGTGTAGCTGACTGTTAAATTAAGAGTGTGTGTAAAAGCAatcagtgttgtgtgtatgtgtttatgggACCTTTTCAATCCCAGTGTTCCTGTCATCATTTCTAACTGCTGTTTGCCCGGTGTCGGTGGTGGGCATTTGGTTGTGGTGTAGAAACAGGATCGCTTCCAAACTTTCTGGTGGAATGTTGGCTCTCTTCCTGTACATGGCTCCAGCTCCTTCCTGTACAAAGTCCTGTGCAGCATTACCTGCCACGGCAGGGGCAGCCAGGTAGGCCCGTGCCACTATGGCCAAGAGCGGAAACTGTACTGCCTTCGTCCTCCACCACTGCAGAGGCTCCACTCCCAGCGAAGCCCCCTTGTCGGCCCTGAAGACAGACATCTCCATGTCTATAGACTCCTCGACAGAGCTTTGCCTGCTCCGGGGGGCAGAGCAGAACAGGTCTCCCAGCAGGAATTCCATACCAGAGAGCCCGGCCTGAGAGCCTGGGTCTGCTGACTCATTGTCATCGGTCTCTCCTACATCactctcttcatcttcatcttcgaTCTCTCTGAAGTTGATTGGTCGGGATTCTTTGATACGTTTGCTCCTCCGCAGGAAGTCACTCTCTGACTCTGGTGACCCAGGGGAGGGGCTTCTCTTAAGATGGCTTTGCTTCTTACCTTGCCTCCTCCTTCTGTCCTCCTTCACAATTCTGACGGCTTCTTTTTTCAGCCAATCAAAAGTTGCTGTCTGCTCCTAGAAATGGACACCATTAGGAAAACACTAATCTCTCAGTACACATTAATATCTATGCTAAAACATCCCCAAAGAGACAGTAAAAGTCTTGCATGTGTGTGGCTATGCTTTAAAGTGATATATGCTATTCATAGGGTAGCATGTCAAACCTCAGTGTTTTGGCACCAGCTGAAATGTGTCCAGAGAACCAAGTATTAACAAAATGCCAAGTACCATAAGCTGGCATTTTATTAGACTGTTCCTGATTTTGAAATCCAAATTTTACCaattttagactattttattGTACCAAGATCCTCGTATGGCCGCTTTTGTTTAGACAATGACCTCTGCTTTGAAGCATTTTGTTATCACAACCAAAACTCGGGTATCATATTGCGCTGATATCggcaagactaagagtctagaCTGATAGCATGCTAATATGACAAAACTTGGCAGCggtaatatttaccatgtttaccctcttagtttagcatgttagcatgctaacatttgtacAATTTGATGTAAAgagcagctgaggctgatgggaatgttagtTTTGTGGGTATTTGATCATAACAGAGTATTGGAGAAATTACAATTTTGGCCTGATAATGGCACTACTttaaaagttaagggatcagcAGAGTTATTACAATTAATCTGAGGGGAACCAAATGAACAatatttcatggcagtccagCCAACAgttgtcaaaacatttcattaaaaactgatgcTACAGAGGAAAGTCAGGTGGCTTCATCCTGTGAGGGTAAACCAACCAATAGGTGCCATGCCCGCCAGCGTGGGTACAAATTTCAAGTGATACCAGCCCCCAGTTATTCACTAATCAGTTCACTTCATTAAAACTTAATGACTCACCTTCTCCTCCATGAACCCCAGCCCATGGAACTGGGGGTCGAGGGAACATGCTATACACAGAACCCTGTTGACAACAGGGTTGTCGTAACAGCTTGCCAAGTTCCGCCTCATCATCCTCTTCACCTCCTTTAAGATGGATGACGAATCTCCTGGGCGGGATACAAGGTGGCGGGAGAGCAGGCCGATGAGAATGGGTTTGATGAGAGACAGACGGGGGAAGGCCTCTTTGGCAAGGGTTCGACATGCCACATCTAAAGGTTTGAGGACCAAGCACAGCTCCTCCAGGACCTTCCATTCAGAACGTATTGTGACGTTTGCTGAGGATGTGTTGGAGGTTGAGTTTGCGTGGCAGCTCCCAGATGAACTGGTTTCTGATGCAGTGTCTTCTTTAGACAAGCCCTCCCCTTTAATCTCTTTTATTATATCACAGACAAGGCTTTTATGTTTGATCAACGTGCTTAGTAGAGTGTACAGCTTATTCCACGTTGGCCGACTATGAGCCCACGACTTCAGCTCCGCCTGCTCTTGTTTTGTCAGGGCCTGCAACAGACTCTGATATGAGCCTCTGTTTTGAGCAGATGGCAGGAACAGGGTTGAGAGAGTACCCTGGAATTGGCAGAGAGTCTTGGAGATGACAGGGTATGACATCACTTCCTCAATGCAGTCCTGCACAGCGCTGAAGAAACATGGGACAGATGGTAGTCCCTCACTGGAATGGCCGTGCTCAGAGCCATGTGGTTCCTCGGGTGACACAGATTCATCTCTCTCAAGAAATGTTGTTGAGTTTGGGTGAGGGACACTTCCTGCAGCATCTCCACCTTTGTCACTCTTTATTGGCCCCAGCCTCATCTTattcctcccctcccctcccagcAGGACCAGATTGGGCTGGGATATTCCCCACTCCTGTGCCATCACTTTCACTTGTGTCTCCACTGTTTGAACTCTGTACTCTTTCATCCCACTCTCTGTCAGTCTTTGGGTTGCCAGGGCCAGGTTCTGAAAACTAAAATTAGAGTCTATGTAGTGTGCCCAGAGGGTAAGGTACCTCTCAGTGTTGCCCTGCCAGTTGTGGGACCAGACATCGACACTCAAAGTGACAAAGTGAGGAATTTCCCTGCGATGGTTGGGAGGTCGCCCACGTCTCCTGGGCTCAAACTCGATGGGAGCAGTGTAGTCAGATATCTCCTCATTTTCTGCACTTCCTGTTTTACTTCTCAGCAGCTGAGAAAGGGTTGTCTTGCCTTTGGTGTGGTGTTCTTTCAGGAGGTTATCGAGGTGACAATGGGACGGCAGCTCCTTGCAGGAGGGTAGGAGGGTTTGGATAAGCTGTCTGAAGCCTTCTCCTTCTACCAGAGCTGGGGGCTGGAGATCCATGATGAGAAAGTTGGTGATGGCATCGGTCACTTGTGCAGACAAAACCAGGGGGAGTGTACTGACCAGACCACTGTTAACCATCATGGGCTGAGAGCGTTGTTGACctgttggggggaaaaaaaaaagagcttgaacacatagcagtAGAAGAGTGGCAGAACCTACCAGCAGACAGGggcaagaagcttctagatggctgcaagaaatgtttagaggctgtcattgttgccaaaggttctacaaccaaatatttgtgaagggtgccaataactgtgtctggattatattttgtgtttgcattatttAACTAtcatgcaagttttgttttttattttcttttgttcggtaatcttggacattttattaaaatattatgattatacagaattggttaatttgcataaggggtgccaataatttcaaccagggcTATATCTATCAAGCTTTGTACTATACTGGATACCAGATACATTTGCTTGTTGGAAAAAGGGCAAAGAAGGAGATTCCTCACAATAACAGATGAGCTTCAGGATGGTTAACTGACCATCGTTTGACTAATCGGAcggttcaccactttggtccagactgaaatatctcaacaactattgaatggattgctataatattttgtacagacattcatggtcccaagaggatgaatcctacagACTTTCTTGAGCCTACTGATTTTTCTTCCCATGCCActgtgaggttgacatttggggtttttagtgaaatgtcttgacatcTACtgcatgaaatttgatacagatgTTCATGGTGCCTAAAAGATGAATCTTAACGACTTTGGTGGTCTCCTGACTATTCTTCTAGCATTATCACcaagtcaaagttttcacttatcttaagatatctcaacatctaaaagatgaattggcacaaaatttggtacagacactTGGGTTCCATGCTTATCACTTTGATGATCCCTTTTCCATATAGCTCAATCAtctgttcaaaatttaaatttgcccAGTACTTAAATTTCTGACCAAATATCTGAAATTCGAATGTATTCACATCAGCCTAAGCTGTGTTTAACATCAATTAGGAAATGTTAGTATGTTAACACACTAAAATAACAcgtgaacatggtaaacactgTACCTGCAAAACATCAGTGTCTTAgctttgtcactgtgagcatgttgcAACGATAGcgctagcatttagctcaacCCACTGCTGTACCAAAGCGCAGCTTCGCAGAGCTGCTAGAAAGGCTATAGACTCTTAGTCAATAGTTTTGGCTATCATTCCTTTTAGTAATAACACTGCACTTGCAATATTAATTGCAGAAACTGGAGACTACATTGCTTAAAAGAAGTCCGACTGGATAAAATCATGAGCAGTCAGACAACTAAAACAGGGTCTGGGTTAACAGAATTACAAAATTACCCGAACTGTCATTTGCTTCCTCCCTGGTTTATATTTGACCTACAGTACCCACCATAGCTGTTACCATAGTTTAATGTGTGATAtgctgtgttcccagatctcagcaattattctggtgattaaaatgttttcctaAATGATTGTGAAATCTATGAAAATAAGGTTCAacttgtaataaaccagaactTTCCTTTAACCTTGTATCTTTGACCTGCTGCGCAATGCCAAAAGGCAGGAGAGAGTAATTGTTACCTATGATCAGAAGACTTCGATCCTTGTTACTGTCACGTGGTCTGATGTGGTGCTTGTTGGTCAGATGGTTTTGGAGGTCCGCTGCTCCTCCAGCACAGCCCACATGCTCCCCACACAGCTTACAGACCACAGTGCTACGGTCCAGGGGCCGACCAGTGGGGTCTGGCTCGAACCCAAAAAAGTACCATGGGCTGTTCTGTGTTGCGTTTGGGTTACTCAGAAGTTTCTCGGTTCCAGGTATAAAATCGTACTTTTCCATTGGATGAGAGCTGGGGGACGGGAAGGAGATCACGGAAGTGGAGGTGAAGGCTGAGCCAGAAATCCCGCCTGGGTCATTAGCTGTGTCTGGGTTTGACATTGTCGTCACGTCACTAATGACAGGCATGGggctctgtgattggctgtgaTCTGACCAAAGGGAAGTGCTGCTGGGCTCCGGGAGGGTGACCAATTGGATGTCCTGCAGTAGGCGCAGAGCTGTCTCCTTTTCTCCAacttcacatttcacattgtcACCTGTGTTGCCCAACCAAAATCAAATGCAAAGGATATTGGCAAGATATTAAGCAAGCTAATTTTCTGGTCTTAAGACCTTCAGAATAGTTACAATTAAATTAAGTCTACCGTcagctgaaaaatgaatgttaaagtgaaaaattGATATGGTTCGGCTAGTGTGTATCTATCATGACAGTAACCCAGTGAGACAGAACTCACCCATCCCCAGGCCCAGCAAGGAGGCATAATCCTTGCCAATCCAGACCCTGAGCTCTGCTCCCTCTGTGATGGGCTGGGAAACCCTGTAGTAGATGTGACGGTAAAACTGGAAGACAACCAGATTGTGTTCCTCCTCACTGCTCGTATATTTTACATACCTATAATATGGAGCAAATACATACAGATTGTCAATGTGACCAACCAAGTAAGCACAAAACTCTGTACTCTactatgaaaaaaatctgtaattaaAACTGCATGTCAAAcagtattacaaaaaaaacaaagtgacaggGAGAAAGGAAACTTAGTTTAGAGGGAAACACTACTTTAATTAGTTCACACTACCCACCTCATCCAGTTGGATTTGTTTTCATCAGAAGCATCAACGTAGATGAAAGCAGCATCATCCCTAATCTGGAGATGGGAGCAACGTGTATGTCAGCTATTCTTATGACCAATTCTATATGGAATTTCTAAATGGAATTGGcaacacaaaccacaaattaCATCATGTATTTTAAGtggattttaaatgtgattgTGGCACAAAACAACACTGTTGCAGTAACTTGATTTCAAACTGCCTCTTTATGTCAGCTCAAACCAGTCTACTTACAGCCCAGGCATATTTGAGGTTGGTCGGCATTTGTCCCCTACACACTTCTCCTACAAAGGGCCCAAACATGACGCCTTGCTGAAGGTGACACTTGGCGTACACCTGCATGTCTCCCATCTGCTCCTCGCCAGAAGGACCAGACATCCCAGACTCAATGTCCCTGCACAGGCACAGGCAGGAAGGCAGGGATAGCACTGCTCGGGAAGGGCCGCCATGGAGCCACGGCTCCCCAGGTGGCAACACTGCATCTGGGACATAGTTCTGATTCGAAGCATTGTGGAGAAACGGAACATCCTCAAAGAATTCTTCATGGTTGAGATCCAAACCtagaaaacaaaagaatgatTAGTCAGATATGGAACTGAGTTGGGATAGTCCTCTTTATGGAGCAtgtttactgtttctttttttgttttaggtaaaaaaaaaaaaagaaagaaagaaaatataacaGAATTAAGCAACACGGGAAAATACAGATAACACCTTTGGAAAATGTCACTGCATTAGAATGTAACTGTTACTATACAACATAAGATACGCCACTGGTCAAAAGCTTCAGAACACcaccatttttccagtttttatttaaatctaagcaattcaagtccagtgaataaccttaaatgcTACAAAGGTAAGTaataaactgcccaaggtaaaaaaaacaaacaatttagcTCACCAAAAACcgaaaaatcatgtaaatgtcATAGAAAACCAGCCTTTTTCCAGGAATGAAGAAAGGggttaacttacagctttcACATAGCAAGGGAAGTAAATTAAGCATTGAAATGCAAACAGTTCCTACAGGTGCCCAAACTTCTGTTGAGTtcttacaaaccctctgtctgtacaaaggcagtgttggaacaaactgtgttactactgtactgcaggaagttggactgtatattgctgtcagaatggggagaaaaaggcaagtaacagaggaagacagactggttggtcaggggttcttcctacagcaagataatgacccaaaacattatAAGAACTAGAaggtggcttcacatgatgg is drawn from Xiphias gladius isolate SHS-SW01 ecotype Sanya breed wild chromosome 15, ASM1685928v1, whole genome shotgun sequence and contains these coding sequences:
- the slc43a3a gene encoding LOW QUALITY PROTEIN: solute carrier family 43 member 3a (The sequence of the model RefSeq protein was modified relative to this genomic sequence to represent the inferred CDS: deleted 1 base in 1 codon), with amino-acid sequence MQGYEVGTRLLYRLTLASGVLECLCFAGVVFGYASLVFVLKEDGYFSQLCDSVPGTNGTLTSTDCSRQDEKFSLVFTVASFLINFLNLFYGYLFDRFGTMVTRLLGICLYTTGSLLVAFSSAAFSELLFPALSCIAVGGILLLLTNMQVGNLFAVHRSTVITLYNGAFDSSSVVFLIIKVLYEQGVCLRSSFLVLSFCSIVHLLRTFLLMPTAHIPYPLPQHYTYGLNRGKANTYNVEQFDRMRDGTMTASQESSARDNSPPAPKEGTEAQDSAKAASFQSCVWSWFFLWHLLWLSIMQLRHYLFIGTLNPMLHRMANNSPNLVSHYTNAFAVTQLCGVLFAPWNGLIMDRHKGKPLAPGETEQEADLRSSSLSLFLTSLQCLLFSVCASVPLLPLQYLTFLLQVLNRSFLYGGNAAFISIAFPACHFGKLYGLMMSMSAVVSLLQYPCFALVKGALGGDPFFVDITLTLLTLVVFIHPVCVFIHCRKLAHHREDNGQTEATSATKLAEAKL